From one Deinococcus sp. JMULE3 genomic stretch:
- a CDS encoding phage tail protein, translating to MSASLQVRRGGEVLRVLPLARALSIGRTPDNGLPLRDPAVAIRHAEISAEGGALLLTHLAGGEHVTFVNGHRLAPNEPRRLEAGDEIQIGPFTLAFLTAASEARPAPAPAGRVREQGDLAARPARAPLPTYPPEAPARGTLALYTEFLPPFFQESEFLSRYLKIFEAIWEPLQRRQDSVDMIFDPRVAPPRVLAWMAAWLGVPLDPHWPEARQRAWLREAVTLYRWRGTRYGLSRALETVYGLSPVLREDSAQPHTLTVRLLDPPDGDDTASREAVTAFIHAHAPAHTRVDVEWVGADAARPSPPAPADAAPPPEPEPVTAQPTPPPAAPDGPTA from the coding sequence ATGAGTGCGTCCCTCCAGGTGCGCCGAGGCGGTGAGGTCCTGCGGGTCCTGCCGCTGGCCCGCGCGCTGTCCATCGGCCGCACGCCCGACAACGGCCTGCCGCTGCGTGACCCTGCGGTCGCCATCCGCCACGCCGAGATCAGCGCCGAGGGCGGCGCGCTGCTCCTGACGCACCTCGCGGGCGGCGAGCACGTCACGTTCGTCAACGGCCACCGCCTCGCGCCGAACGAACCGCGCCGCCTGGAAGCCGGAGACGAGATCCAGATCGGCCCGTTCACGCTGGCATTCCTGACCGCCGCGTCCGAGGCCCGCCCCGCGCCCGCCCCCGCCGGACGCGTGCGAGAACAGGGCGACCTCGCGGCCCGGCCCGCCCGCGCGCCGCTGCCCACCTACCCGCCGGAAGCCCCGGCGCGCGGCACGCTGGCGCTGTACACCGAGTTCCTCCCCCCGTTCTTCCAGGAATCCGAATTCCTGTCGCGGTACCTGAAGATCTTCGAGGCGATCTGGGAACCCCTCCAGCGCCGCCAGGACAGCGTGGACATGATCTTCGACCCCAGGGTCGCGCCGCCGCGCGTGCTCGCGTGGATGGCCGCGTGGCTAGGCGTGCCCCTGGACCCCCACTGGCCCGAGGCGCGCCAGCGCGCGTGGCTGCGCGAGGCCGTCACCCTCTACCGCTGGCGCGGCACGAGGTACGGCCTGAGCCGCGCCCTGGAGACCGTGTACGGCCTGAGCCCGGTCCTGCGCGAGGACAGCGCCCAGCCGCACACCCTGACCGTGCGCCTGCTCGACCCGCCCGACGGGGACGACACCGCCAGCCGCGAGGCCGTCACCGCGTTCATCCACGCGCACGCCCCCGCGCACACCCGCGTGGACGTCGAGTGGGTCGGCGCCGACGCCGCCCGTCCCTCCCCGCCCGCCCCGGCCGACGCGGCCCCACCCCCTGAACCCGAACCGGTCACCGCCCAGCCCACCCCGCCTCCCGCTGCACCCGACGGACCCACCGCATGA
- a CDS encoding putative baseplate assembly protein has product MPLPTVNLDDRRFDDILEEARRLIPQFCPEWTDHNPSDPGMAILEVFAWMTDLLLYRVNQVPDKLLIAFLDLIGVQLAPPRAAQAPVTFYLSAPQETALAINVGTEVATLRTEVNEATVFSTERAGVIRPPVLTGLYTANTLAQVRGDADDTRGVRHDLAQLGLPGYRFPIFQPQPQPGDALFVQLQEDHSDHVLALHFGVELAGGAGVNPNHPPYVWEAWQGGVSRWAQCETEYDGTQAFNVSGELILRLPTLREGTFFDQRGYWLRCRLTNEQMHAGYRVSPDLETLRVDARGVTVPARHATVVRNELLGQSDGTPGQRFTLLNGPVLHLDPDRDLIEVLTPEGDRTLYTPVTDFSLSSPLDPHFTFDTATREVAFGSSVLQPDGSVYRFGLTPAQGATIRMTRYQYGGGAVGNVPARSLSVLKSSLPYVARVTNHAPAVGGRNAQQLEDAVQRVPQLLRTRTRAVTADDYEHLAAQVPGVARARCVTRTCTRPARRTPGRSARCTCRPDRSRSRCCPRCAPATPAWTPTP; this is encoded by the coding sequence GTGCCGCTACCTACCGTGAACCTCGACGACCGCCGCTTCGACGACATCCTCGAAGAGGCCCGCCGCCTGATCCCGCAGTTCTGCCCCGAATGGACCGACCACAACCCCAGCGACCCCGGCATGGCCATCCTGGAAGTGTTCGCCTGGATGACCGACCTGCTGCTGTACCGCGTGAACCAGGTGCCGGACAAACTGCTGATCGCGTTCCTGGACCTGATCGGCGTGCAGCTCGCCCCGCCGCGCGCCGCGCAGGCCCCCGTCACGTTCTACCTGTCCGCCCCGCAGGAGACCGCGCTGGCCATCAACGTCGGCACCGAGGTCGCCACGCTGCGCACCGAGGTGAACGAGGCCACCGTGTTCTCCACCGAACGCGCCGGCGTGATCCGTCCCCCGGTCCTGACCGGGCTGTACACCGCCAACACCCTCGCACAGGTGCGCGGCGACGCAGACGACACCCGCGGCGTCCGGCACGACCTCGCCCAGCTGGGCCTGCCCGGCTACCGCTTCCCGATCTTCCAGCCGCAGCCGCAACCCGGCGACGCGCTGTTCGTGCAGCTGCAGGAGGACCACAGCGACCACGTCCTGGCGCTGCACTTCGGCGTGGAACTCGCCGGGGGTGCCGGCGTGAATCCCAATCACCCCCCCTACGTGTGGGAGGCGTGGCAGGGCGGCGTGAGCCGCTGGGCACAGTGCGAGACCGAGTACGACGGCACCCAGGCCTTCAACGTGTCCGGCGAGTTGATCCTGCGCCTGCCCACCCTGCGAGAGGGCACCTTCTTCGATCAGCGTGGGTACTGGCTGCGCTGCCGCCTGACCAACGAGCAGATGCACGCCGGGTACCGCGTCAGCCCCGACCTGGAAACCCTGCGCGTGGACGCGCGCGGCGTCACCGTTCCCGCCCGGCACGCCACCGTCGTCCGGAACGAACTGCTCGGCCAGAGTGACGGCACGCCGGGTCAGCGCTTCACGCTCCTGAACGGCCCGGTGCTGCACCTCGACCCGGATCGCGACCTGATCGAGGTCCTCACCCCCGAGGGCGACCGTACCCTGTACACCCCGGTCACGGACTTCAGCCTGTCCTCACCGCTCGACCCGCACTTCACGTTCGACACCGCCACCCGCGAGGTCGCCTTCGGCTCCAGCGTCCTGCAACCCGACGGCAGCGTGTACCGCTTCGGCCTGACCCCCGCCCAGGGCGCCACCATCCGCATGACCCGCTACCAGTACGGCGGCGGCGCGGTCGGGAACGTCCCGGCGCGCAGCCTCAGCGTCCTCAAGAGCAGCCTGCCGTACGTGGCGCGCGTCACCAACCACGCCCCCGCCGTCGGCGGCCGCAACGCCCAGCAGCTCGAGGACGCCGTGCAGCGCGTCCCGCAACTGCTGCGCACCCGCACCCGCGCCGTCACCGCCGACGACTACGAACACCTCGCCGCGCAGGTGCCCGGCGTCGCCCGCGCCCGCTGCGTCACCCGAACATGCACGCGCCCGGCCAGACGTACCCCGGGCAGATCCGCGCGCTGCACGTGCCGCCCGGACAGGTCACGGTCGCGCTGCTGCCCGAGGTGCGCCCCGGCGACCCCGGCGTGGACGCCGACCCCCTGA
- a CDS encoding GPW/gp25 family protein, which produces MTRPLTRPPARDVLGTGLAFPLGVNPRGQLGMVSGERAVAQAIMTLLMTAPGQRVMRPEYGCRIHDLVFAPGDATTLGLASYYVDEAIRRWEPRVTVERVQARLDPADPGRIVVDLRYVLRGTPDARSLIFPFYRAP; this is translated from the coding sequence GTGACCCGACCCCTCACTCGCCCCCCGGCCCGCGACGTGCTCGGCACCGGCCTGGCCTTCCCGCTGGGCGTGAACCCGCGCGGGCAGCTGGGCATGGTCAGCGGCGAACGCGCCGTCGCGCAGGCCATCATGACCCTCCTGATGACCGCGCCCGGACAGCGCGTCATGCGCCCCGAGTACGGCTGCCGCATCCACGACCTGGTCTTCGCGCCCGGCGACGCCACCACCCTGGGCCTGGCGTCCTACTACGTCGACGAGGCCATCCGCCGCTGGGAACCCCGCGTGACCGTCGAACGCGTCCAGGCCCGCCTGGACCCCGCCGACCCCGGCCGGATCGTCGTGGACCTGCGCTACGTGCTGCGCGGCACCCCGGACGCCCGCTCGCTGATCTTCCCCTTCTACCGCGCCCCCTGA
- a CDS encoding Pvc16 family protein, which yields MIADVQQALRELIYTEAQLPRDAIDIRFAAPTGSWVSSLTRPTLNLFLHDLRENAGLRSMEFSHAPTPGGVQRQLAPRRMDLRFLITVFFKAQLDELGRDEWNVLWRVLAALLRQDDWDDRYLPDEARRLNLGVLGSVTHGDTPQSVFTSLGLSLRPHLQYTVTVPLDLNVGTYAPLVLERDLAVRGGPDRDAPLASQRRRSSWQLRAPDGRPLADALVRSDSGARGYTDPTGTVHLDAPRDAVGTLHVLTLDGQTHTLTPHTEQAQLTLDAPGGTP from the coding sequence ATGATCGCCGACGTCCAGCAGGCCCTGCGCGAACTCATCTACACCGAGGCCCAGCTGCCCCGCGACGCCATCGACATCCGCTTCGCCGCGCCCACCGGCAGCTGGGTCAGCAGCCTGACCCGCCCCACCCTCAACCTCTTCCTGCACGACCTGCGCGAGAACGCCGGACTGCGCTCCATGGAATTCAGCCACGCCCCCACGCCCGGCGGCGTGCAGCGCCAGCTGGCCCCGCGCCGCATGGACCTGCGCTTCCTGATCACCGTGTTCTTCAAGGCGCAACTGGACGAACTGGGCCGCGACGAATGGAACGTCCTGTGGCGCGTCCTGGCCGCCCTGCTGCGCCAGGACGACTGGGACGACCGCTACCTGCCCGACGAGGCGCGCCGCCTGAACCTGGGCGTGCTGGGCAGCGTCACGCACGGTGACACGCCGCAGTCGGTCTTCACCAGCCTGGGCCTGAGCCTGCGCCCCCACCTGCAGTACACCGTCACCGTGCCGCTGGACCTGAACGTCGGCACCTACGCGCCGCTGGTCCTGGAACGCGACCTCGCCGTGCGCGGCGGCCCGGACCGCGACGCCCCGCTGGCCTCACAGCGCCGCCGCAGCTCCTGGCAGCTGCGCGCCCCCGACGGCCGCCCGCTGGCCGACGCGCTGGTTCGCAGCGACAGCGGCGCGCGCGGCTACACCGACCCCACCGGCACCGTCCACCTCGACGCGCCGCGCGACGCGGTCGGCACCCTGCACGTCCTGACCCTGGACGGCCAGACCCACACCCTCACCCCGCACACCGAGCAGGCCCAGCTGACCCTGGACGCCCCCGGAGGCACCCCGTGA
- a CDS encoding phage tail sheath family protein, which translates to MHKAPANEIVRGILGPALQVTKSEQDILNPIGVNCIREFPGMGVRVWGARTLSSNAQWRYVPVRRLFNYVEKSIERGTQWAVFEPNDENLWFRIRRDINSFLNSVWRDGALFGNTPREAFYVKCDGELNPAELRDRGVLQVEIGLAPVKPAEFIVFRFSQYAGGGQ; encoded by the coding sequence GTGCACAAGGCCCCCGCCAACGAGATCGTGCGCGGCATCCTCGGGCCGGCCCTGCAGGTCACCAAGAGCGAACAGGACATCCTGAACCCCATCGGCGTGAACTGCATCCGCGAGTTCCCCGGCATGGGCGTGCGCGTCTGGGGCGCCCGGACGCTGTCCAGCAACGCCCAGTGGCGCTACGTGCCCGTGCGGCGCCTGTTCAACTACGTCGAGAAGAGCATCGAACGCGGCACCCAGTGGGCGGTGTTCGAACCCAACGACGAGAACCTGTGGTTCCGCATCCGCCGCGACATCAACTCCTTCCTGAACAGCGTCTGGCGTGACGGCGCACTGTTCGGCAACACCCCCCGCGAGGCCTTCTACGTCAAGTGCGACGGGGAACTCAACCCCGCCGAACTCCGCGACCGCGGCGTGCTGCAGGTCGAGATCGGCCTCGCGCCCGTCAAGCCCGCCGAGTTCATCGTGTTCCGCTTCAGCCAGTACGCCGGTGGCGGGCAGTAA
- a CDS encoding phage tail protein, producing the protein MTAPTRKDPLVAAYFSVQFDNKVVGAFRECTGLGSESQVVEYRATDEKGRAVLIREPGTMKYNDIVLKRGITNDMDMWGWRQQVEEGKMDEARRSGTITLHNQKGEPVAAWTFERAWPSKLNGPTYDAKSNEVAIEELTITHEGYKRVPVGG; encoded by the coding sequence ATGACCGCACCCACCCGCAAAGATCCGCTCGTCGCCGCCTACTTCAGCGTTCAGTTCGACAACAAGGTCGTCGGCGCCTTCCGTGAATGCACCGGCCTGGGCAGCGAGAGCCAGGTCGTCGAGTACCGCGCCACCGACGAGAAGGGCCGCGCCGTCCTGATCCGCGAACCCGGCACCATGAAGTACAACGACATCGTCCTCAAGCGCGGCATCACCAACGACATGGACATGTGGGGCTGGCGCCAGCAGGTCGAGGAAGGCAAGATGGACGAAGCCCGCCGCAGCGGCACCATCACCCTGCACAACCAGAAGGGCGAACCCGTCGCCGCCTGGACCTTCGAGCGCGCCTGGCCCAGCAAACTCAACGGCCCCACCTACGACGCCAAGAGCAACGAGGTCGCCATCGAGGAACTGACCATCACGCACGAAGGCTACAAGCGCGTGCCCGTCGGCGGCTGA